The Anolis carolinensis isolate JA03-04 chromosome 2, rAnoCar3.1.pri, whole genome shotgun sequence genome has a window encoding:
- the LOC134297018 gene encoding uncharacterized protein LOC134297018 — MGGKNSKSSTPLQCILDNFGSFASRAVAGNPRDLRDYRLRNLCQGEWPDFGLGWQVEGTWDLKLIRTVEEYCAVNHPNQWVYIATWERVVREDPGWVRQCRNGKCMVVKKEGKKKEVFQSNEEDYPDLQLSVQARQQELLPPPLPPPPPPQGTAPTLGTRPPPYSSESTEAAKKHYPSLEKYQEETKEKKKSQRMPSDASPAQTRRHGAPVWSGDSPTGPALQMPLRTVPVINNRNEIVQAYQVVPFSSSDILNWKNNTPPYSEEPQAMARLLEGIMATHNPTWQDCRQLLNMLFTSEERRAVLNNGVAIAQVGAPQDGDAAEWGAQRFPVEIDPQWDTAEEGHLQRLKGFQRILVEAVKRGPPRPVNIVKIQGVVQEKSESPTAFLERLEAAYRKYSPYNLEDENGRRAIQQSFISQAAPDIRRKIQKQPGFLGKTMNELLALADQVYMARDQVEEEKKDRKKKQEYQALVTMMEQSTSGQRGRGGYARGGQGGRRGPPRRLGRDQCAKCKKFGHWKGECPEGREGSQEGPRERGRPERGRNPGRGRGRGNYVPFPAREVIAAAAVMEEEWEDMDGGEE; from the coding sequence atgggagggaaaaattcaaagagctccactcccttacaatgcatcttagataattttggctcttttgctagcagagccgtagcagggaatccaagggacctaagagattatagactgagaaatttgtgtcagggagaatggccagattttggtttaggttggcaagtagaaggaacgtgggatctgaaactgatccgaacagtggaagaatattgtgctgtgaatcatccgaaccagtgggtctatattgctacgtgggaacgggtagttagagaagatccaggttgggttcgacagtgcaggaatggcaaatgtatggtggtgaagaaggaggggaaaaagaaggaagttttccaatccaatgaggaggactacccagatttacagttgagtgtacaggctagacaacaggaattattgccgccacccttgccaccgccccccccaccccagggaacagcccccacactaggaacgagacccccaccctactcttcggagtcaaccgaagcggccaagaaacactatcctagcctagaaaaatatcaggaggaaacaaaggaaaagaagaagtcacaacggatgcccagtgatgcttctccggcacaaactcggagacatggagctccggtgtggtctggtgattcaccgaccggaccggccctccagatgcccttgagaacggtgcctgtgataaacaacaggaatgagatagttcaagcataccaggtagtgcctttcagtagtagtgacattttgaattggaaaaataatactccaccttatagtgaagaaccccaagctatggctaggctattggaagggattatggcaacccataatcccacctggcaagattgcagacaattgttgaatatgttgttcacatcagaggagagaagagcagtgttgaataatggggtagccatagcccaggttggtgccccacaagatggtgatgcagccgagtggggagcacagaggtttcctgtggaaatagatccccaatgggacaccgcagaagaaggacatttgcagagactgaaaggattccagcgtatattggtagaagcggtaaagaggggcccgccgcgacccgtcaacattgtaaaaattcagggagtggtacaggaaaaatctgagtcaccaacagcctttttggaaaggctggaggcagcatatagaaagtatagcccgtataatttggaggatgaaaacggtaggagggcgattcaacagtcttttatcagtcaagcggctcctgacatccggagaaagattcaaaagcaaccaggatttctaggaaagactatgaatgaattgttggcactcgcagatcaagtttatatggcgagggaccaggtagaagaagagaagaaggacaggaagaagaagcaggaataccaagcattagttaccatgatggaacaaagtacaagtggacagagaggaagaggaggatatgccagagggggacaaggaggaagaagggggccccctcggaggttaggtcgagaccaatgtgctaaatgtaagaagtttggacactggaaaggtgaatgcccagaaggaagagaaggaagtcaggaaggaccgagagaaagaggaaggcctgagagaggaagaaacccaggaaggggaagaggacgtgggaactacgtaccttttcctgcaagagaggtgatagctgcagcagctgtgatggaagaagaatgggaagatatggatggaggagaggaatga